In Oryza sativa Japonica Group chromosome 1, ASM3414082v1, the genomic stretch CAAACAGACATATTACCTTTCGTCGAGTCCTTGAAGTTCTCCAACAAAGTATACTCCTTGATCTAGGTTCCAATCTCCTGTGCACAAATAAGCAAGCCGAATTAGAAATATGTAACGTAGTAGTAATTCTGATTGGGCGGGTGTGTTGTCAAAAAGGTAGCGTCTTAATGGCTTAATGTTCACACAGCATAAGTAGTACTGACTGCAATGCCTAATACTCTTGTATATCAAGTTATTACTAGTGAGCATATGTAGTTACTTGTGCTGTTTTTCCCCTACAATGCAATGGTGTAAAGGACCGTCTTttgtaacattttttttcttttgtaataAAATGCTGAAGTATTACACCCTATATTTTAGACAGTTGGAGAGCATGAATTGATCATACGATAACATTACTTACAAATTCTCTTGTTCCAGTTTTTCTGCAATTGACAAAGCTTTTTGTCTAGACCAGCCTCCTCGTTGAGAACAAGCTTCTGCCTTGCCAATAACATGAGCAAGAGATACCTTTCCTTTGACTATGCTGTTCTGTCGACGCTGTTTATTCCCATTTCTTCCTTGATTAGCCTTGCTATTTGGTGATGCCAAAGATTCTTCTTCCCATACATTGTCCTTTCTTCTTTGATTTACATTATGCACATCATTATTTGTTTCGTCATGCCAATGCATGTGTGAAGGCCCAACTTCAATGATTTCTCCTTCTGTCAATATATGAGGATCAGATTGCATCCATGTGGTCTTACTAGAGCTTGCTCTGTCTTTTTTAAGCCTCCTACGGAGATTCTCACCTCCAGAAGAGAGTGGACTATGTTTAGTGAAAGACCTCCTTAATGTCGTGTTGGAAGACTCGTTCTCCCCGTGAGAAAATACAGCTGGAGCATGACTGGCCCTCACATCATTCTTTGATTCATATCGAATTTCAAGAATTATGGCAGAACGCAGAACAGACTCAAATGCCTGCAGGATTTGTCCTCGGTAGTTTTCAGCTTTGGACTTGTTGACACGTGAGCTGAATATCAGCTGCACTGTTGGTGCTGTAGGAATAAAGAATCTaacgtcagaaaaaaaaaagtttgaaagATAGCTTAGCCATGCTTTAACTCAAATATATCCTAAGAAAAGACAATATGAAGGTGGCCATGACTTACTAAATGAAGGTGCCACTGGCATATTTGTGCTATATAAATAAGATTTCACACTAAAACTAAAACAACTAGAAGCTATAATTACTCTATAGATCACTATTTCCGTTCGAATGCTTAGACATACAAAAATATTCTGATGTGTGGattatataatataaaaggaTGTTATCAACCCAATAACAAAAGTTTTGACTTTATCGAGAggaaatattaaattaattaccCTAGATGCCTTTTATTATGCATGAATACTGCAACTGACTTCACTTCAACAAACTGACAAGAATTATCTTAAATAACCAATACTAAAACATAAACAGCTGGCTTACTACCTGCTTACCATATTTACACAGTACTGCATTAGATTTCTCTATCTCATTATCTCAGTTTTGTAAGTACTAAATCAATAGTATATCATTATCAAGAGCAACAGGAAAACCAATCTCAGCTAACAAACTTACGACACGATGTACTCTTAAAAACTTAACTTCAAGCCAGGCAGAGAATCTTACCTGTGCCTAGGCTGACGGAGCTTAGCCTTCCCTCTTTAGCCATAATTTTCCTCAGTGTATCTGACTGAATACTCTCAAGCACAGCATGCCAAATCAGTTCATTTTCGATTTTACTATTTCTAGATTGTTCATTTGCTCTGGGAGCACTGGTTGATAACAAATGGCTATTTGATGTATGTTCAACAGGTCTCCTTTCCCTATAAGAAGTGCTTGCCATGTTACCGTTATGCTCGAGAGCCGAGTGTATTGCCATATCCCTATCGGGAAAGGAACCGGCTAACACACCATGGTTTAAACTCGTACTCGATGAACTTGGCAGCACATACTGTTTGTCAGGAGCAAGCTGAAGCAGAGCAGCTGTAAGCCAGGTTGTCTTGTCATTAGAGACCCTCAACTGCTTTTCAGCTTCAGATAGTGTTTTCAAAGCCTGGCGTAGTTTTTCCATGTCATCTTTGGACACTGAAATTAGTACACCAATACAATGATTATGTGAatgcaaatatttactgtaagaGAACAAGGCAAAACTAGATAAGTAACTTGACACTCATATGCAGgatgaaaaaaaagcaaatttaTATTGACCTATACACTAGTTTTAATGAAAATGTTGCTTACAGGTTGGACGTTTGAAGAATTTTCTCCGTAGTCTTTCTCGTGTGAATGTATAAGAACCAGCAAGGATGTCCGTAATTATAGTGGCAAGTTGAGACATCAATGCCAAAGGATCGACCCCAGTTTCTGTAATGTCTCTTAGAGTCTTTACTGTATTTACAGTGTCAGCAGAAAGTGCCAAATCAAGCAAATCTACCAGTTTATCATCAGACACCAGACCAACCTGTTAAAATGGACAAAAGAATTAACGGTTTATTATTGCGAAAAATAGAATTGCAAATGAAAGCATGGAGTGACAACTAATTCTTTAGTTAGGGTCCTTTTTTAGGGTGGAGACTTAGGCAGGTACACTCCTAGCAAGTAGCAATACATGGAAATACATGTTTAGTGAAAAAGCAAGGAAAGTACCAAGTTTATACCAAATGGATAAGGTTCAATGCACACTGACTATTCTAACTGTTCCGCGAGGCTCTGCTTATTAGACTATATGTGGCAGCCGAGTTTGCATACTACATATTTAATGCAACAACTATCAGACAAAACTAGACCATTTCAGAGAACTACACATTTGGTTGCATTCTCCTTAAATGTGTCATTTTGTGAAACGTTTGCAACTGAAAGTGTTGTTTAGTGCACCTACTTAAAAAGGCAGCTCTTTTATAGTTTTTTGTGCATCAAaggtgtagttttgtgaaattcgCTATTTAATCAACTAAATTACACAAAACTAAATGTCTAGCCCCGGCCCCCTAGCCAACATAATTAGCTAATATTTTCTATTCATGCCCAGATGGGGTAATACGATATTGACAGCAGATACAGAAGTATAATTtggttttccaaaaaaaaaaaaagcagaaagGGAGTAATATTAAGCTTGAGAGATATCTTACAAGTTCTTGGACAAGAGATAAGGAAATTCTCTGCCCCAGCAAACTCAGCTGATCAAGAGTCATCTCAGCATCCCTCAATGATCCATCTGAACGGGATGCAATTAACTTCAGTGCATCCCTATCAACATCTAAACTTTCGCTGGTCGAAATCCATTGCAAAGTGTTAACAATGTCGCACTCCTTCAACTTGGGAAAGAAGAACTTCTGACATCTCGATAGGATTATATGAGGAAGGTCGAGGTTGGGACTGACGAGGATGAACACCACGCGGCGGGGCGCCCGGTCCACCACTTTCGAGATTAAGCTCCAAGTGTCGGCTGGCAGCGTATCGCAGTCATCAAATATAAACACCCTGTAGTGCGAAGGCGCCGGCGAAAGCATGACGTTGTCGAGGACATCAACGATGCCGTCCATGTCGATGTTGCCGACGGGGCCAATCTCCATCACGCTCCTGCTCTTGCCGAGATTGTGCGCGATGCACGAGGTGCACGAGTCACAGGGCCTCGGGTGCTCGGGGGAGTGGCAGTTGAGCGCCTTGGCGAAGACGCGCGCGCACGACGTCTTCCCTGTGCCGTGCGGGCCGTAGAAGACGTATACCAGCCCGATCTTCCTCCTCAGGACGGCGTTCGACAGCGCCTGCACCACCAAGCTCTGCCCGACCACGTCCTTGAAGGTCTTGGGCGCGAACTTCTGCGTCAGGCTCCGGTGCCGTCCGCGGCCGTGCTGCGAGCCACGAGACTTGTGCCCCGACCGCCCCTCCGACAGGAGGTCGGACTCCATCTCGCTGGTCTGGTTGGAGAAAATTCCAAGCTCGCCCGAGTAGCTCCCACCGATGCCGCCGTTACGCGCACCGGTGGCGGCCGCCTCGACGAGCAGAGGCAACGCGTCGGAGTCCGAGCTGGTCGAGGAGGCCAGCCTCTCGGACTTGACTGGGAAAAGCGAGTGCGAGCCGTTGAGGTGGCCACGcgaggcgccggcgccggcttcgGATTTGCGGCCCGCCGCTGACTTGGGATCGGATAGGCCGCAGGCGAGGCTGCGGCCGGCCATGTCGAGAATAGACTTGccgcggtggtggaggcgcgACCAGTTCCACGGAATGCCGCAGACGTTGCGCGAGTCCTGCGGCGGCACATGCTGCTGCAGCTCGTCGAGGCCGTCCTCGCCATCGCGGAAGAGGTACTTGTTGCCGCAGACGGCCTCCTGGGAGCTGGAGTTGACtgagagcgccgccgcggcggcggcggcggctgccgagCGATCTGGGGCCTTACTGGCGGCGCCAGCGCGGCGGCCAGCGCCGCGTTTaaagcggcgcggcgggcgacgaACCTGCTTGGGTTGAGGGTTCTCAGCGAGCTGGTCGAGGAGCGTCTTGAGCGCCCCGGTCGTCGAGGCGCTGCGCCGGGACTTCGGCGGGAGATCGGCGTCGTCTTCGTCGGTGTCGGCGTCCGGGTCGGCTGCCACCTTGGA encodes the following:
- the LOC4324428 gene encoding protein STICHEL-like 4 isoform X2 gives rise to the protein MPTPDRAGAVGATARGGGGGGGHLRGHAHLTNCIHLRHHHAHGGGGGGGGASSSGRRRSPTSVASAALMRDLLALQRSRSLRDPSTRRSVESSSKVAADPDADTDEDDADLPPKSRRSASTTGALKTLLDQLAENPQPKQVRRPPRRFKRGAGRRAGAASKAPDRSAAAAAAAAALSVNSSSQEAVCGNKYLFRDGEDGLDELQQHVPPQDSRNVCGIPWNWSRLHHRGKSILDMAGRSLACGLSDPKSAAGRKSEAGAGASRGHLNGSHSLFPVKSERLASSTSSDSDALPLLVEAAATGARNGGIGGSYSGELGIFSNQTSEMESDLLSEGRSGHKSRGSQHGRGRHRSLTQKFAPKTFKDVVGQSLVVQALSNAVLRRKIGLVYVFYGPHGTGKTSCARVFAKALNCHSPEHPRPCDSCTSCIAHNLGKSRSVMEIGPVGNIDMDGIVDVLDNVMLSPAPSHYRVFIFDDCDTLPADTWSLISKVVDRAPRRVVFILVSPNLDLPHIILSRCQKFFFPKLKECDIVNTLQWISTSESLDVDRDALKLIASRSDGSLRDAEMTLDQLSLLGQRISLSLVQELVGLVSDDKLVDLLDLALSADTVNTVKTLRDITETGVDPLALMSQLATIITDILAGSYTFTRERLRRKFFKRPTLSKDDMEKLRQALKTLSEAEKQLRVSNDKTTWLTAALLQLAPDKQYVLPSSSSTSLNHGVLAGSFPDRDMAIHSALEHNGNMASTSYRERRPVEHTSNSHLLSTSAPRANEQSRNSKIENELIWHAVLESIQSDTLRKIMAKEGRLSSVSLGTAPTVQLIFSSRVNKSKAENYRGQILQAFESVLRSAIILEIRYESKNDVRASHAPAVFSHGENESSNTTLRRSFTKHSPLSSGEGEIIEVGPSHMHWHDETNNDVHNVNQRRKDNVWEEESLASPNSKANQGRNGNKQRRQNSIVKGKVSLAHVIGKAEACSQRGGWSRQKALSIAEKLEQENLRLEPRSRSILCWRTSRTRRKLSSLRVRSRRSRAVSRLILCGRCISTKSPR
- the LOC4324428 gene encoding protein STICHEL-like 4 isoform X1 — encoded protein: MPTPDRAGAVGATARGGGGGGGHLRGHAHLTNCIHLRHHHAHGGGGGGGGASSSGRRRSPTSVASAALMRDLLALQRSRSLRDPSTRRSVESSSKVAADPDADTDEDDADLPPKSRRSASTTGALKTLLDQLAENPQPKQVRRPPRRFKRGAGRRAGAASKAPDRSAAAAAAAAALSVNSSSQEAVCGNKYLFRDGEDGLDELQQHVPPQDSRNVCGIPWNWSRLHHRGKSILDMAGRSLACGLSDPKSAAGRKSEAGAGASRGHLNGSHSLFPVKSERLASSTSSDSDALPLLVEAAATGARNGGIGGSYSGELGIFSNQTSEMESDLLSEGRSGHKSRGSQHGRGRHRSLTQKFAPKTFKDVVGQSLVVQALSNAVLRRKIGLVYVFYGPHGTGKTSCARVFAKALNCHSPEHPRPCDSCTSCIAHNLGKSRSVMEIGPVGNIDMDGIVDVLDNVMLSPAPSHYRVFIFDDCDTLPADTWSLISKVVDRAPRRVVFILVSPNLDLPHIILSRCQKFFFPKLKECDIVNTLQWISTSESLDVDRDALKLIASRSDGSLRDAEMTLDQLSLLGQRISLSLVQELVGLVSDDKLVDLLDLALSADTVNTVKTLRDITETGVDPLALMSQLATIITDILAGSYTFTRERLRRKFFKRPTLSKDDMEKLRQALKTLSEAEKQLRVSNDKTTWLTAALLQLAPDKQYVLPSSSSTSLNHGVLAGSFPDRDMAIHSALEHNGNMASTSYRERRPVEHTSNSHLLSTSAPRANEQSRNSKIENELIWHAVLESIQSDTLRKIMAKEGRLSSVSLGTAPTVQLIFSSRVNKSKAENYRGQILQAFESVLRSAIILEIRYESKNDVRASHAPAVFSHGENESSNTTLRRSFTKHSPLSSGGENLRRRLKKDRASSSKTTWMQSDPHILTEGEIIEVGPSHMHWHDETNNDVHNVNQRRKDNVWEEESLASPNSKANQGRNGNKQRRQNSIVKGKVSLAHVIGKAEACSQRGGWSRQKALSIAEKLEQENLRLEPRSRSILCWRTSRTRRKLSSLRVRSRRSRAVSRLILCGRCISTKSPR